A window of Tursiops truncatus isolate mTurTru1 chromosome 8, mTurTru1.mat.Y, whole genome shotgun sequence contains these coding sequences:
- the DDX25 gene encoding ATP-dependent RNA helicase DDX25 yields MASLLWGGDAGAAESERLNGHFSNVIHPRKNLQGIKSTTVTNVDGSVNNTEEDGEEDGVELAANSLLNKLIRQSLVESSHRVEVLQKDPSSPLYSVKTFEELRLKEELLKGIYAMGFNRPSKIQEMALPMMLAHPPQNLIAQSQSGTGKTAAFVLAMLSRVNALELFPQCLCLAPTYELALQTGRVVERMGKFCVDVQVMYAIRGNRIPRGTHVTKQIIIGTPGTVLDWCFKQKLIDLTKIRVFVLDEADVMIDTQGFSDQSIRIQRALPSECQMLLFSATFEDSVWQFAERIIPDPNIIKLRKEELTLNNIRQYYVLCRDRKDKYQALCNIYGGITIGQAIIFCQTRQNAKWLTVEMMQDGHQVSLLSGELTVDQRASVIQRFRDGKEKVLVTTNVCARGIDVKQVTIVVNFDLPVNPAEEPDYETYLHRIGRTGRFGKKGLAFNMIEVDKLPLLMKIQDHFNSNIKQLNPEDLDEIENIEY; encoded by the exons ATGGCGTCGTTACTTTGGGGAGGCGACGCAGGGGCTGCGGAGAGCGAGCGGCTGAACGGCCAC TTTTCAAACGTCATCCATCCCCGGAAGAACCTTCAGGGTATTAAGAGTACTACAGTTACAAACGTAG ACGGTTCTGTTAATAACACCGAAGAAGATGGTGAAGAAGATGGAG TGGAATTGGCAGCTAATTCACTCTTGAACAAGTTAATCCGGCAGTCCTTAGTAGAATCCAGTCACCGAGTTGAAGTCTTACAAAAGGATCCCAGCTCTCCACTCTACTCGgtgaaaacatttgaagagcTGCGGCT aAAAGAAGAGTTACTAAAAGGGATCTATGCAATGGGATTTAATAGACCATCCAAAATTCAAGAGATGGCTCTCCCTATGATGCTGGCGCACCC ACCTCAGAACCTCATAGCCCAGAGTCAGTCTGGAACAGGAAAGACAGCTGCTTTTGTCTTGGCAATGCTAAGCAGAGTTAATGCCTTGGAATTGTTTCCACAG tgCCTCTGCTTGGCTCCTACTTATGAACTGGCTCTGCAAACTGGCCGTGTGGTCGAACGGATGGGGAAATTCTGTGTGGATGTTCAAGTGATGTACGCCATTCGAGGGAATCGAA TTCCCAGAGGCACTCATGTCACCAAACAGATTATAATTGGCACTCCTGGGACTGTCCTAGATTGGTGtttcaagcaaaaattaattGATTTGACTAAGATTCGTGTGTTTGTCCTGGATGAAGCAGATGTGATGATCGACACGCAAGGATTCTCAGACCAAAGCATTCGTATTCAAAG AGCTTTACCCTCCGAGTGCCAGATGCTCCTCTTTTCAGCGACCTTTGAAGACTCCGTGTGGCAGTTTGCGGAGCGAATCATTCCTGACCCCAACATTATCAAGTTACGGAAAGAGGAGCTGACCCTGAACAACATCCGACAGTATTACGTGCTGTGCAGGGATAGGAAAGACAAGTACCAGGCTCTGTGCAACATTTACGGTGGCATCACCATTGGCCAGGCCATCATATTCTGCCAG ACTCGTCAAAATGCCAAATGGTTGACTGTGGAGATGATGCAGGATGGCCACCAGGTGTCTCTGTTAAGTGGAGAGCTGACTGTGGATCAGCGAGCTTCCGTCATTCAGAGGTTTCGAGATGGGAAGGAGAAAGTTCTTGTAACAACCAACGTCTGTGCTcgag GGATTGATGTGAAGCAGGTCACGATTGTTGTGAACTTTGACCTGCCTGTGAACCCGGCAGAGGAGCCAGACTATGAGACCTACCTCCACCGTATTGGGCGGACAGGCCGCTTTGGGAAGAAAGGCCTTGCCTTCAACATGATCGAGGTGGATAAGCTGCCCCTGCTGATGAAGATCCAGGACCACTTCA acAGCAATATTAAGCAACTCAACCCTGAAGACTTggatgaaattgaaaatattgaatattga
- the HYLS1 gene encoding centriolar and ciliogenesis-associated protein HYLS1 isoform X2 — MDPEERMLAAATAFTHICAGQGEGDVRRAAQSIPYDPYSKASVTPGKRHALPVQLHYPHTESNASSEAVSEASQRLRKPVMKRKVLRRKPGGEVLVTDESIISESESGTESDMDVWDLRQRLMNLQFQDDRESPVDISQKFSLPREYQGISQDQLICCLRREEMGPPAFEQDLIVASRPKSFILPRLDLLSRNRGKVDRVARYFEYKRDWDSMRLPGEDHRKELRWGVREQMLCRAEHQSKPQHIYVPNNYLVPTEKKRSALRWGVRCDLANGVMPKKPPFPLSPS, encoded by the coding sequence ATGGATCCAGAAGAACGAATGTTAGCAGCTGCTACAGCTTTTACCCATATCTGTGCAGGGCAGGGTGAGGGAGATGTCAGGAGAGCAGCCCAGTCCATCCCATATGATCCCTACAGTAAAGCCTCAGTAACCCCAGGAAAGCGACATGCTCTTCCCGTGCAATTGCATTACCCACATACAGAAAGCAATGCCTCTTCAGAAGCAGTCTCAGAGGCCTCCCAAAGACTCCGAAAGCCCGTGATGAAGAGAAAGGTGCTGCGTCGAAAGCCAGGTGGGGAAGTATTAGTGACGGATGAGTCGATCATCAGTGAATCGGAGTCTGGTACAGAAAGTGACATGGATGTCTGGGACTTAAGACAAAGGCTGATGAATCTGCAGTTCCAGGATGACAGGGAATCTCCAGTTGATATTTCACAAAAATTTAGTCTACCACGTGAATACCAAGGAATTTCTCAAGATCAGCTCATCTGCTGTCTACGACGAGAAGAAATGGGCCCTCCAGCCTTTGAACAAGACCTGATCGTTGCCAGCCGACCCAAGTCCTTTATTCTCCCAAGGCTGGACCTGTTGAGCCGAAACCGGGGCAAGGTAGACCGGGTAGCCCGCTACTTTGAGTATAAACGAGACTGGGACTCGATGCGGTTACCTGGTGAAGATCACAGGAAGGAATTACGCTGGGGTGTCCGAGAACAGATGCTTTGTCGTGCAGAACACCAATCCAAGCCTCAGCACATATATGTTCCAAACAATTACCTAGTACCAACTGAGAAGAAACGATCTGCCCTTCGTTGGGGTGTTCGTTGTGACCTTGCAAATGGTGTGATGCCCAAGaagcctcccttccctctttctccttcttaa
- the HYLS1 gene encoding centriolar and ciliogenesis-associated protein HYLS1 isoform X1 has product MAERRRSYSVGEAVEELVGPDGQKWANMDPEERMLAAATAFTHICAGQGEGDVRRAAQSIPYDPYSKASVTPGKRHALPVQLHYPHTESNASSEAVSEASQRLRKPVMKRKVLRRKPGGEVLVTDESIISESESGTESDMDVWDLRQRLMNLQFQDDRESPVDISQKFSLPREYQGISQDQLICCLRREEMGPPAFEQDLIVASRPKSFILPRLDLLSRNRGKVDRVARYFEYKRDWDSMRLPGEDHRKELRWGVREQMLCRAEHQSKPQHIYVPNNYLVPTEKKRSALRWGVRCDLANGVMPKKPPFPLSPS; this is encoded by the exons ATGGCAGAAAGAAG AAGGTCCTACAGTGTAGGGGAAGCAGTGGAGGAACTTGTGGGACCTGATGGACAAAAATGGGCCAATATGGATCCAGAAGAACGAATGTTAGCAGCTGCTACAGCTTTTACCCATATCTGTGCAGGGCAGGGTGAGGGAGATGTCAGGAGAGCAGCCCAGTCCATCCCATATGATCCCTACAGTAAAGCCTCAGTAACCCCAGGAAAGCGACATGCTCTTCCCGTGCAATTGCATTACCCACATACAGAAAGCAATGCCTCTTCAGAAGCAGTCTCAGAGGCCTCCCAAAGACTCCGAAAGCCCGTGATGAAGAGAAAGGTGCTGCGTCGAAAGCCAGGTGGGGAAGTATTAGTGACGGATGAGTCGATCATCAGTGAATCGGAGTCTGGTACAGAAAGTGACATGGATGTCTGGGACTTAAGACAAAGGCTGATGAATCTGCAGTTCCAGGATGACAGGGAATCTCCAGTTGATATTTCACAAAAATTTAGTCTACCACGTGAATACCAAGGAATTTCTCAAGATCAGCTCATCTGCTGTCTACGACGAGAAGAAATGGGCCCTCCAGCCTTTGAACAAGACCTGATCGTTGCCAGCCGACCCAAGTCCTTTATTCTCCCAAGGCTGGACCTGTTGAGCCGAAACCGGGGCAAGGTAGACCGGGTAGCCCGCTACTTTGAGTATAAACGAGACTGGGACTCGATGCGGTTACCTGGTGAAGATCACAGGAAGGAATTACGCTGGGGTGTCCGAGAACAGATGCTTTGTCGTGCAGAACACCAATCCAAGCCTCAGCACATATATGTTCCAAACAATTACCTAGTACCAACTGAGAAGAAACGATCTGCCCTTCGTTGGGGTGTTCGTTGTGACCTTGCAAATGGTGTGATGCCCAAGaagcctcccttccctctttctccttcttaa